Below is a window of Methanoculleus sp. 7T DNA.
GGTCGGGGGGAGACGTGCCGTCGTTGCCGCATGCGCCCTCTGCGCTGTCCTCCCCGACCTCATCGACAAACCTCTGGGGTATATCATACTCTCGGGTTCGGTCGGCTATGGCAGGATATACACGCACACCCTCCTCTTCCTCATCCTCGCCCTTGCTGTCGGCATTATCCTGCTCTGGGCGTTCAGGTCTCCGGTCGTCCTTGCAGGTGCGATCGGCGTCGCGTCCCACCAGTTTCTCGATACAATGTGGGTCTATCCGAGAAACTGGCTCTACCCCTTCCGCGGCCCATTTTATGGAGGAGCGGAGAGCCGTGATCTCTGGTCCCTCCTCATGGCCGAACTCTCCGAACCGTCAGAGTGGATCCTCTTTGCGGCGCTCCTTATCGCCGCTCTTCTCCTCCTGAATACAGAGGTCAGGACCGCACTCTTTGAACGGATCGGCCCTCTTCTTGAAAAGATCAGGTTGCCCCTGGGAGGGGCGCTCATGATCCTTGCCGGCATCATGGTCCTTTCAGGAGTCTTCTCCCTGCACCTGCTACCGACCGGCCTTGAAAAGCCCCTTGATCTCGTCCTCTGCGGCCTTGTCCTGGGCGGCGCCGGCATCGTGATTGTGCAAATCCACACTCTTC
It encodes the following:
- a CDS encoding metal-dependent hydrolase, with the translated sequence MFLLCHLAAGIALGILISGVVGGRRAVVAACALCAVLPDLIDKPLGYIILSGSVGYGRIYTHTLLFLILALAVGIILLWAFRSPVVLAGAIGVASHQFLDTMWVYPRNWLYPFRGPFYGGAESRDLWSLLMAELSEPSEWILFAALLIAALLLLNTEVRTALFERIGPLLEKIRLPLGGALMILAGIMVLSGVFSLHLLPTGLEKPLDLVLCGLVLGGAGIVIVQIHTL